The following coding sequences are from one Camarhynchus parvulus chromosome 1, STF_HiC, whole genome shotgun sequence window:
- the OBI1 gene encoding RING finger protein 219, giving the protein MAQHGPSVTLSLTLPITCHICLGKVRHPVICVNNHVFCSICIEVWLKNNNQCPACRIPITPENPCKEIIGGTSESDTIFSPTVRKHLRKTRLELLHKEYEDEIESLQKEVEDLRGKNLSLQIQLKSLLDPVASALSCQNEETSQSANEASTSGPEAPEEWSKKLKTANDMCEKLMDNVDKLREANKKLSMENNSLLRENLRLKAEVDSRSPQKFGRFTVAALHSKVEQSEREMNRLKKALERSDKYIEEIECQLLQLKKAGKGSQTVSAVSERGLSAHAEGGGSSEDTTCLKTQAEEKKALNTSQNPDSLEQLASGGNCLGSSSQDSLNSSNTQCAPKKELFPGCHRVLLDENSTNMDACLEDQWNKIEECTPYKDEELYDLPPPCTPFLSLSRLQLNTPDGKENARKPSTFLRKLKFEGFHDTSDDCNKDSSEHSTSSCNSEKKLNCFTAEKTGVWSTCPTNFAENLDFDGSEQNSVAGQSDETTAKSSDKTSSCLPKRLHTLCSSEMNRTRTSSEASMDAAYLDKISELDSMMSESDNSKSPCYNFKSSDLDGSSKSTECAKLLNGTEKNLEEMNEEQSMKGPETSDLVADRTGWKPAMFSNLSPSDVDMNDHFPLFTGQNVVATDAKPTNSLFQRDFSPNVLFSNSQRLFEEQKFGSCFLKMSSDLQSQINPPWVSSFTAERKNKNVSQSTKRKIQNSLSSASPSKTTKN; this is encoded by the exons ATGGCGCAGCACGGCCCCAGCGTCACGCTGTCCCTCACGCTGCCCATCACCTGCCACATCTGCCTGGGCAAG GTCCGTCATCCAGTTATCTGTGTGAACAACCAtgttttctgttccatttgtATTGAAGTGTGGCTGAAGAACAATAATCAGTGCCCAGCTTGCAGGATTCCCATCACACCTGAAAATCCCTGCAAGGAGATTATAG GAGGAACAAGTGAAAGTGATACTATATTTAGTCCAACAGTCAGAAAACACCTACGTAAAACAAGACTTGAATTGCTCCACAAAGAATATGAG GATGAAATAGAATCCCTGCAAAAAGAAGTAGAAGATCTGAGAGGTAAAAACCTCAGTTTACAGATACAGCTGAAATCTCTTCTGGATCCTGTGGCATCAGCTTTGTCTTGCCAAAATGAGGAAACTAGCCAGTCAGCGAATGAAGCAAGTACCAGTGGCCCAGAAGCCCCAGAGGAATGGAgcaaaaagctgaaaactgCCAATGATATGTGTGAAAAACTGATGGATAATGTGGACAAGCTAAGGGAG gCAAATAAGAAACTGAGCATGGAAAACAATAGCCTTTTAAGAGAGAATTTGCGACTAAAAGCTGAAGTTGATAGTAGATCACCCCAAAA GTTTGGTAGGTTTACAGTAGCTGCACTTCATTCCAAAGTGGAACAAAGTGAACGTGAAATGAACCGTCTGAAAAAAGCACTGGAAAGAAGTGATAAGTACATAGAAGAAATAGAGTGTCAGCTCTTACAGCTGAAAAAGGCAGGCAAAGGAAGCCAGACTGTGAGTGCTGTTAGTGAGAGAGGGCTTTCCGCACATGCTGAAGGAGGTGGGAGCAGTGAAGATACAACATGTTTGAAAACCCAGGCTGAGGAGAAAAAGGCTTTGAATACCAGTCAGAATCCTGACAGTCTTGAGCAGCTGGCAAGTGGTGGAAATTGTTTAGGCTCTTCTAGTCAAGACAGCTTGAACAGCTCAAATACCCAGTGTGCCCCAAAGAAAGAACTATTTCCAGGATGTCACAGGGTTCTCCTGGATGAAAATAGTACAAATATGGATGCCTGCTTAGAAGACCAGTGGAATAAAATTGAGGAATGCACCCCATACAAAGATGAAGAGCTTTATGATCTTCCACCACCGTGCActccttttctgtctctcagTCGCCTTCAATTGAACACTcctgatggaaaagaaaatgcaagaaaaccATCAACATTCctgagaaaactgaaatttgaaGGGTTTCATGACACTTCAGATGATTGCAACAAAGATTCTTCCGAGCACAGCACAAGCAGCTGTAATAGTGAAAAGAAGCTGAACTGTTTTACTGCAGAAAAAACAGGGGTTTGGAGCACCTGCCCAACAAATTTTGCTGAGAACTTAGATTTTGATGGATCAGAGCAAAATTCAGTAGCTGGTCAGTCAGATGAGACAACAGCAAAGTCCAGTGATAAAACAAGTTCTTGCTTACCTAAGAGGTTGCATACTCTCTGCTCTTCTGAAATGAACCGCACAAGAACCTCTAGCGAGGCCTCTATGGATGCTGCCTACCTTGATAAGATTTctgagttggactcaatgatgTCCGAGTCAGACAACAGCAAGAGCCCGTGCTATAATTTCAAATCCTCTGATCTTGATGGTTCTTCAAAGTCAACAGAGTGCGCTAAACTTCTGAATGGAACAGAGAAGAATCTGGAAGAGATGAATGAGGAGCAGAGTATGAAGGGCCCAGAGACAAGTGATCTGGTAGCTGACAGAACTGGCTGGAAACCTGCTATGTTTTCCAACCTCTCCCCATCTGACGTAGATATGAATGATCACTTTCCACTGTTTACAGGTCAAAATGTAGTGGCTACTGATGCCAAACCTACAAACTCTTTATTTCAAAGGGACTTTTCCCCAAATGTACTGTTCAGTAACTCACAAAGGTTATTTGAGGAACAAAAGTTTGGttcatgttttttaaagatgtcGTCTGATCTTCAAAGTCAGATTAATCCTCCTTGGGTGTCTTCCTTtacagctgaaaggaaaaataaaaatgtcagtcAGTCAACCAAGAGGAAAATTCAAAACAGCCTTTCCAGTGCTAGTCCatcaaaaaccaccaaaaactgA